The Neodiprion fabricii isolate iyNeoFabr1 chromosome 4, iyNeoFabr1.1, whole genome shotgun sequence genome window below encodes:
- the LOC124180479 gene encoding ruvB-like helicase 1 — MKIEEVKSTAKTQRISAHTHIKGLGLDENGIAIQMAAGLVGQEMAREAAGVVVDMIRSKKMAGRAVLLAGPPGTGKTAVALAIAQELGNKVPFCPMVGSEVYSSEIKKTEVLMENFRRAIGLRIKETKEVYEGEVTELTPVETENPMGGYGKTVSHVVIGLKTAKGTKQLKLDPSIYESLQKEKVETGDVIYIEANSGAVKRQGRSDNFATEFDLEAEEYVPLPKGDVHKKKEVIQDVTLHDLDVANSKPQGGQDIMSMMGQLMKPKKTEITDKLRKEINKVVNKYIDQGIAELVPGVLFIDEVHMLDIETFTYLHRALESAIAPIVIFATNRGRCIIRGTEDIASPHGIPLDLLDRLLIIRTLPYSRKEIEQIVKLRATTEGLQVEDEALQTLGDIGTRTTLRYVVQLLTPAALTAKVNGRTVIKKEDVEEVGALFLDAKSSAKILTQHKDKYMK; from the exons ATGAAGATTGAGGAGGTGAAAAGTACGGCAAAAACCCAGAGAATTTCTGCACACACGCATATTAAAGGTCTCGGTCTTGACGAGAATGGTATTGCAATTCAGATGGCTGCCGGTCTCGTCGGCCAAGAAATGGCAAgagag GCTGCTGGTGTTGTCGTCGATATGATAAGATCGAAGAAAATGGCTGGGCGAGCAGTCCTGCTTGCAGGACCACCTGGAACAGGGAAAACAGCAGTTGCCCTTGCAATAGCGCAGGAACTGGGTAACAAAGTGCCATTTTGTCCGATGGTTGGTTCCGAAGTATATAGTtcagagataaaaaaaacagaggtacttatggaaaattttcgacgaGCTATTGGGTTGCGAATAAAAGAAACCAAAGAAGTCTACGAAGGTGAAGTAACGGAGCTGACGCCTGTGGAAACTGAGAACCCAATGGGCGGCTATGGAAAGACAGTTTCCCATGTGGTTATTGGGTTGAAAACTGCTAAAGGAACAAAACAGTTGAAACTTGATCCATCTATATACGAATCTCTCCAAAAAGAAAAGGTTGAGACCGGTGATGTAATTTATATCGAGGCAAATAGCGGGGCTGTGAAACGACAAGGACGTAGTGACAATTTTGCAACGGAATTTGATTTGGAGGCAGAGGAATACGTGCCTTTGCCCAAAGGTGATGTccacaaaaagaaagaagttaTCCAGGATGTCACGCTGCATGATTTAGATGTCGCTAACTCTAAACCACAAGGAGGACAGGACATCATGTCAATGATGGGACAACTCATGAAGCCCAAGAAAACTGAAATCACCG ATAAACTGCGGAAGGAAATAAACAAAGTTGTGAACAAGTACATCGATCAGGGTATCGCAGAACTGGTACCTGGAGTTCTGTTTATAGACGAAGTACATATGCTGGATATCGAGACATTTACATATCTCCATCGTGCTTTAGAAAGTGCAATTGCTCCAATAGTTATATTTGCAACAAACCGTGGTCGTTGCATCATCAGAGGCACAGAAGACATTGCTTCGCCACATGGAATACCACTCGATTTACTTGATAGATTACTAATCATAAGAACTTTGCCATACTCGAGAAAGGAAATTGAACAGATTGTTAAATTGCGGGCTACGACGGAAGGCTTACAAGTTGAAGACGAAGCTTTGCAAACTCTGGGTGACATTGGAACTAGGACAACGCTAAGATATGTCGTTCAGTTGCTTACACCAGCTGCATTAACTGCCAAAGTTAATGGAAGAACTGTGATTAAGAAAGAAGATGTTGAGGAAGTCGGAGCTTTGTTTTTGGATGCTAAATCATCGGCTAAAATCCTGACACAGCATAAAGATAAATACATGAAATAA
- the LOC124180481 gene encoding HMG box-containing protein 4 isoform X1, translating to MQADIRKQVPKLENPQAQRRKKHFDQLDEMESFASPKRHQKTDDLEVTGISRSGRVRKKSSKLMDFESPDDIADNKYKRQKAQQLHAQHLLERYEAHRQQVTQSHSSQHGDAPVQRQRKNSGSHIGRVKAEPLSENEGHSSGSYSEDDTAMNEEERYSLESGSDDEVDPLLIDDRETGFRRLEPPGQEAPSQANSLYMLEKCKKKLIIKDGKIIGRMKAQRKDKGKTRFTAYMLWAKEIRHELMKQYPEMDFATISKRLGELWATVPNLEKYNWRRRAKRLASKPSAAIAVKDESVWKMPPPSSKKKFINKIGNGKETKPSPSKKTIQLGVPSVVGNIPVSPPSNRGGKDLVNEPVIGTGMYKVIGMQPVDVAAHLKLLGESLTIIGERLKEHEGQIAVSGSLSVLLDSLLCALGPLICLTQQVPETDGAKPQTLSRMLDNIAYIMPGL from the exons ATGCAGGCGGACATTCGAAAACAAGTACCAAAACTTGAGAACCCCCAAGCACAGCGGCGTAAGAAGCATTTCGACCAGCTCGACGAAATGGAATCGTTCGCGTCCCCGAAACGTCATCAAAAAACGGATG ATTTAGAGGTTACAGGGATATCACGTAGTGGTCGCGTGCGTAAAAAGTCCTCTAAACTTATGGACTTTGAGTCTCCTGATGACATAGCAGACAATAAATACAAACGACAAAAAGCCCAACAGTTACACGCACAGCATTTGCTAGAGCGTTATGAGGCGCATCGTCAGCAAGTTACTCAAAGTCATTCATCTCAGCATGGAGACGCCCCTGTTCAACGGCAACGCAAAAACTCTGGATCCCACATCGGCAGAGTTAAGGCTGAGCCGTTGTCCGAAAATGAAGGACACTCCTCTGGCTCTTATTCTGAAGATGATACGGCAATGAACGAAGAAGAAAGATATAGCTTAGAATCTGGTAGTGATGATGAAGTGGATCCCTTATTGATTGATGATAGAGAAACTGGATTCAGGAGACTTGAACCACCTGGTCAGGAAGCTCCCTCACAGGCAAATAGTTTGTACATGCTTGAGAAGTGCaagaagaaattaattatcaaGGATGGTAAGATTATTGGCAGAATGAAGGCTCAACGAAAGGATAAGGGT AAAACACGCTTCACAGCCTATATGCTGTGGGCAAAAGAGATAAGACACGAATTAATGAAGCAATATCCTGAAATGG ATTTTGCAACTATTTCAAAGCGTCTTGGTGAATTATGGGCAACTGTGCCAAACTTGGAAAAGTACAATTGGAGAAGACGGGCGAAACGTCTAGCGTCAAAGCCCAGCGCAGCAATCGCAGTCAAAGATGAATCAGTATGGAAAATGCCTCCACCTTcatcgaaaaagaaattcatcaaCAAAATTG GAAACGGTAAAGAAACAAAACCTTCCCCTTCAAAAAAGACAATACAGCTTGGAGTACCTTCCGTGGTAGGAAATATTCCAGTTTCACCACCATCTAATCGTGGTGGTAAAGATCTAGTAAATGAGCCAGTCATTGGAACAGGGATGTACAAAGTGATAGGAATGCAGCCTGTGGATGTAGCTGCTCATTTGAAATTGCTTGGTGAAAGTCTGACGATAATTGGTGAACGATTAAAAGAACACGAGGGCCAAATAGCAGTTTCAGGTAGTCTTTCGGTTCTGTTAGACTCACTACTCTGTGCTCTCGGTCCATTAATCTGTCTTACGCAACAAGTCCCAGAGACAGATGGTGCAAAACCTCAAACACTTTCTCGAATGCTCGACAATATTGCATACATCATGCCCGGTCTGTAG
- the LOC124180481 gene encoding HMG box-containing protein 4 isoform X2: MQADIRKQVPKLENPQAQRRKKHFDQLDEMESFASPKRHQKTDEVTGISRSGRVRKKSSKLMDFESPDDIADNKYKRQKAQQLHAQHLLERYEAHRQQVTQSHSSQHGDAPVQRQRKNSGSHIGRVKAEPLSENEGHSSGSYSEDDTAMNEEERYSLESGSDDEVDPLLIDDRETGFRRLEPPGQEAPSQANSLYMLEKCKKKLIIKDGKIIGRMKAQRKDKGKTRFTAYMLWAKEIRHELMKQYPEMDFATISKRLGELWATVPNLEKYNWRRRAKRLASKPSAAIAVKDESVWKMPPPSSKKKFINKIGNGKETKPSPSKKTIQLGVPSVVGNIPVSPPSNRGGKDLVNEPVIGTGMYKVIGMQPVDVAAHLKLLGESLTIIGERLKEHEGQIAVSGSLSVLLDSLLCALGPLICLTQQVPETDGAKPQTLSRMLDNIAYIMPGL, translated from the exons ATGCAGGCGGACATTCGAAAACAAGTACCAAAACTTGAGAACCCCCAAGCACAGCGGCGTAAGAAGCATTTCGACCAGCTCGACGAAATGGAATCGTTCGCGTCCCCGAAACGTCATCAAAAAACGGATG AGGTTACAGGGATATCACGTAGTGGTCGCGTGCGTAAAAAGTCCTCTAAACTTATGGACTTTGAGTCTCCTGATGACATAGCAGACAATAAATACAAACGACAAAAAGCCCAACAGTTACACGCACAGCATTTGCTAGAGCGTTATGAGGCGCATCGTCAGCAAGTTACTCAAAGTCATTCATCTCAGCATGGAGACGCCCCTGTTCAACGGCAACGCAAAAACTCTGGATCCCACATCGGCAGAGTTAAGGCTGAGCCGTTGTCCGAAAATGAAGGACACTCCTCTGGCTCTTATTCTGAAGATGATACGGCAATGAACGAAGAAGAAAGATATAGCTTAGAATCTGGTAGTGATGATGAAGTGGATCCCTTATTGATTGATGATAGAGAAACTGGATTCAGGAGACTTGAACCACCTGGTCAGGAAGCTCCCTCACAGGCAAATAGTTTGTACATGCTTGAGAAGTGCaagaagaaattaattatcaaGGATGGTAAGATTATTGGCAGAATGAAGGCTCAACGAAAGGATAAGGGT AAAACACGCTTCACAGCCTATATGCTGTGGGCAAAAGAGATAAGACACGAATTAATGAAGCAATATCCTGAAATGG ATTTTGCAACTATTTCAAAGCGTCTTGGTGAATTATGGGCAACTGTGCCAAACTTGGAAAAGTACAATTGGAGAAGACGGGCGAAACGTCTAGCGTCAAAGCCCAGCGCAGCAATCGCAGTCAAAGATGAATCAGTATGGAAAATGCCTCCACCTTcatcgaaaaagaaattcatcaaCAAAATTG GAAACGGTAAAGAAACAAAACCTTCCCCTTCAAAAAAGACAATACAGCTTGGAGTACCTTCCGTGGTAGGAAATATTCCAGTTTCACCACCATCTAATCGTGGTGGTAAAGATCTAGTAAATGAGCCAGTCATTGGAACAGGGATGTACAAAGTGATAGGAATGCAGCCTGTGGATGTAGCTGCTCATTTGAAATTGCTTGGTGAAAGTCTGACGATAATTGGTGAACGATTAAAAGAACACGAGGGCCAAATAGCAGTTTCAGGTAGTCTTTCGGTTCTGTTAGACTCACTACTCTGTGCTCTCGGTCCATTAATCTGTCTTACGCAACAAGTCCCAGAGACAGATGGTGCAAAACCTCAAACACTTTCTCGAATGCTCGACAATATTGCATACATCATGCCCGGTCTGTAG
- the LOC124180477 gene encoding glycine dehydrogenase (decarboxylating), mitochondrial — MQSIIKVSTCSGLLHTQKHTIKYARALVSNSINVSNFEKLFPKREEFQVRHIGPREHEQFEMLETIGFKSLDELTRSAVPEKICLNEPLKIEEPVNEYELIKRIREVSEKNQVWRSYIGMGYHNCSVPHTILRNIFENPGWTTQYTPYQPEISQGRLEGLLNYQTMICELTGMEVANASLLDESTAAAEAMSLTYRHTRRKKMFLSDKLHPQTINVVVTRATSLGLTIVVGDVFKVDLAKKDIAGILLQYPDTTGQIRDFSNVVEQAHANGTLVCAASDLLSLTLIRPPSDFSIDICIGTSQRFGVPLGYGGPHAGFFACRRSLVRLMPGRMIGVTRDANGVDAYRLALQTREQHIRRDKATSNICTAQALLANMSAMYAVYHGPSGLRDIASRVHNLTAVLAGGLKAGNNKVQTEHFFDTITVLPRDDQGTVRKRATKVKVNLRYNDDGSIGIAFDETTTLKDVDDLLKIFGSKMTAKEVVESDSKGIYSIIDSPFMRTKPYLVHPVFNTYHSETRIVRYMKSLENKDVSLVHSMIPLGSCTMKLNSTTEMMPSSFKGFTDIHPFAPIEQAKGYQQLFMELEKDLCAITGYDRISFQPNSGAQGEYAGLRAIQCYHESRGDAHRQVCLIPVSAHGTNPASAQMAGMRVEPIHVRKDGSVDIVHLQEMIDKYKVNLSCLMITYPSTNGVFEETIADICEMVHNGGGQVYLDGANMNAQVGLCRPGDYGSDVSHLNLHKTFCIPHGGGGPGVGPIGVKKHLAPFLPSHPIINPLADDTDGGKQSLGTISAAPYGSSAILPISWAYIKMMGPKGLRKATQVAILNANYMSKRLEGHYVTLYKGTTGLVAHEFIIDVRDFKKTANVEAVDIAKRLMDYGFHAPTMSWPVTGTLMIEPTESEDKPELDRFCEALISIRNEIREIENGKLDPQINPLKMAPHTQEHVVCSEWNRPYTREQAAFPAPFVKTDTKIWPSVGRIDDIYGDKNLFCTCPQILPKY; from the exons ATGCAGTCAATAATTAAAGTTTCTACCTGTTCCGGACTTTTACACACTCAAAAACATACGATCAAGTATGCACGAGCCTTAGTTTCAAACAGTATTAATGTATCCAATTTCGAGAAGTTATTTCCAAAGAGAGAAGAATTCCAAGTAAGACACATTGGACCAAGGGAACATGAACAATTTGAAATGCTCGAGACTATTGGGTTTAAG AGTTTGGATGAATTGACACGATCTGCTGTAccagaaaaaatttgcttGAACGAGCCTTTAAAAATAGAGGAGCCAGTTA ATGAgtatgaattaattaaaagaATTCGAGAGGTCTCGGAAAAGAATCAAGTTTGGCGTAGCTATATTGGTATGGGGTACCATAACTGTAGCGTCCCACATACAATATTGAGAAACATATTCGAGAATCCAGGATG GACGACACAGTATACGCCATACCAACCAGAAATTTCTCAGGGGCGATTGGAGGGGCTTTTAAATTACCAAACTATGATTTGTGAGCTAACAGGGATGGAAGTAGCGAATGCTTCTCTTCTGGATGAGAGCACTGCTGCTGCGGAAGCGATGTCGCTTACTTACAGGCATActagaagaaagaaaatgtttttgtcTGATAAATTACATCCCCAAACGATAAATGTTGTTGTAACAAGAGCTACATCGCTGGGACTGACTATCGTAGTTGGAGATGTATTTAAAGTTGACTTGGCAAAAAAAGATATTGCTGGAATTCTTTTACAGTATCCAGATACAACAGGGCAGATTCGCGACTTCTCAAATGTTGTTGAACAGGCCCATGCTAATGGA ACCTTGGTGTGTGCAGCGAGCGATTTGCTTTCCTTAACATTGATCAGACCACCCAGCGACTTTTCAATTGACATATGCATTGGTACAAGTCAGAGATTTGGTGTCCCACTGGGATACGGGGGACCACATGCAGGGTTCTTTGCTTGTCGTCGAAGCCTAGTAAGGTTAATGCCAGGAAGGATGATCGGTGTAACAAGGGATGCCAATGGTGTTGACGCTTATCGTCTAGCACTTCAAACCAGAGAACAACACATCAGAAGAGACAAGGCTACAAGTAATATCTGCACTGCTCAAGCTCTACTCGCCAACATGTCCGCTATGTATGCAGTTTATCACGGACCATCAGGATTGAGAGATATAGCAAGCAGAGTGCATAATCTAACTGCAGTTCTCGCTGGTGGATTAAAAGCGGGAAACAACAAAGTCCAAACCGAACACTTCTTTGACACAATCACTGTACTGCCTCGAGATGATCAAGGAACTGTAAGAAAAAGAGCAACAAAAGTTAAAGTTAATTTGAG GTATAACGATGACGGGTCAATTGGAATAGCATTTGATGAAACGACTACACTGAAAGACGTTGATGATCTTCTCAAAATATTTGGCTCAAAGATGACGGCTAAAGAAGTTGTAGAAAGTGATTCGAAAGGAATTTACAGCATCATTGACTCCCCATTTATGCGTACAAAACCTTACTTGGTGCACCCAGTTTTCAACACATATCATTCTGAAACTCGAATTGTACGGTACATGAAGTCTTTAGAAAATAAGGACGTTTCTCTCGTCCATAGTATGATTCCACTG GGCTCTTGTACAATGAAATTGAACTCAACAACCGAAATGATGCCATCCAGTTTCAAAGGTTTCACTGATATACATCCTTTCGCACCAATCGAGCAGGCCAAAGGATATCAGCAACTCTTTATGGAACTTGAAAAGGATCTTTGTGCCATAACAGGCTATGATAGGATTAGTTTTCAACCAAACAGTGGTGCGCAAGGTGAATACGCAGGATTGAGAGCTATCCAGTGTTATCACGAATCGCGGGGTGATGCTCACAGGCAAGTTTGTCTGATACCAGTTTCTGCACACGGCACAAATCCAGCTTCAGCACAAATGGCAGGGATGCGTGTTGAGCCGATTCATGTGAGAAAAGATGGTTCTGTCGACATAGTTCATTTACAGGAAATGATAGATAAATACAAAGTAAATTTATCCTGTCTAATGATCACTTATCCATCCACCAATGGTGTCTTCGAAGAAACCATTGCCGATATTTGCGAAATGGTCCACAACGGTGGAGGGCAGGTATACCTTGATGGAGCTAACATGAATGCACAGGTTGGACTGTGCAGACCTGGTGATTACGGAAGTGACGTTTCGCATTTAAATTTACACAAGACATTTTGCATTCCACACGGCGGTGGAGGACCTGGCGTAGGGCCAATTGGGGT CAAAAAACACCTCGCACCATTTCTACCTTCTCATCCCATTATCAACCCACTGGCTGATGACACGGATGGCGGTAAACAGAGTTTAGGAACAATTTCTGCGGCACCTTACGGCTCGTCCGCGATTTTACCAATTTCATGGGCCTACATAAAGATGATGGGACCGAAAGGCTTGCGGAAGGCAACTCAAGTAGCAATTCTTAATGCCAATTATATGAGCAAGAGATTAGAAGGTCATTACGTGACGTTGTACAAGGGGACCACTGGTCTCGTAGCACATGAGTTTATCATTGATGTGAGAGATTTCAAGAAAACTGCCAATGTCGAGGCTGTTGACATTGCTAAGAGACTCATGGATTATGGTTTTCACGCGCCAACAATGAGTTGGCCAGTCACTGGAACTTTGATGATAGAGCCAACCGAGTCAGAGGATAAGCCAGAGCTTGATAGATTCTGCGAAGCTTTGATTA GCATCAGGAACGAAAttcgggaaatagaaaatggtAAACTAGATCCCCAAATAAATCCTTTGAAAATGGCACCACATACCCAGGAGCATGTTGTTTGCTCAGAATGGAACAGACCATATACGCGCGAACAAGCTGCCTTTCCCGCT CCATTTGTGAAAACCGATACAAAGATCTGGCCAAGTGTTGGAAGAATTGATGACATATACGGCGATAAGAATCTGTTCTGTACATGTCCACAGATTCTGCCGAAATATTAG
- the LOC124180486 gene encoding U3 small nucleolar ribonucleoprotein protein IMP4: protein MLRRQARLRREYLYRKSVQDKMKTIQDKKERLKHSLEENTPIHHDLRKNALHLQKKIEWEDAGPEMAVAIGTEMGGAMGTHEDDEYRWAGVEDPKIVITTSRDPSSRLKMFVKELRLIFPNSQRMNRGNYEMKQLIHACRANDVTDFIMVHEHRGIPDTLVICHLPYGPTAYFTMSDVVMRHDIPDIGTMSEQYPHLIFHNFKTKLGQRTVSILKHLFPVPKEDSKRIITFANHDDYISFRHHNYKKINGKDIEMSEVGPRFQLKLYEIKLGTLDNAAAADSEWALRPYMNTTHKRRFLSEEDGWQQEDDF from the coding sequence ATGTTGAGAAGACAAGCGCGACTGAGGCGGGAATACCTCTATCGAAAGTCAGTACAGGACAAAATGAAGACGATCCAGGACAAGAAAGAGAGGTTAAAACATAGCCTAGAAGAGAATACTCCGATCCATCACGACCTGAGGAAGAATGCATTgcatttgcaaaaaaaaatcgagtgGGAAGATGCAGGCCCCGAAATGGCCGTAGCGATCGGTACGGAGATGGGAGGAGCAATGGGCACGCACGAGGACGACGAATACCGATGGGCAGGTGTCGAGGACCCGAAAATAGTTATAACGACATCGCGAGACCCCAGCTCGCGGCTGAAAATGTTCGTCAAAGAGCTCAGACTCATATTTCCAAACTCCCAAAGGATGAATCGCGGTAATTACGAAATGAAACAGCTAATTCACGCCTGTCGTGCCAATGACGTGACCGATTTCATCATGGTGCACGAGCATAGAGGGATTCCAGACACCCTGGTTATCTGCCATCTGCCCTACGGACCTACAGCCTATTTCACCATGTCAGACGTCGTCATGCGTCACGATATTCCAGACATTGGAACAATGTCTGAACAGTATCCGCATTTAATATTTCACAACTTTAAAACTAAACTGGGACAGAGGACTGTCAGCATATTAAAGCATTTGTTTCCTGTACCTAAGGAGGACAGCAAAAGAATAATCACTTTTGCTAATCACGACGACTATATTTCATTCCGTCATCataattacaagaaaataaatggcAAGGATATTGAAATGTCTGAAGTCGGTCCCAGGTTTCAACTTAAATTGTACGAAATCAAATTGGGCACATTAGAcaatgctgctgctgctgattcAGAGTGGGCCTTGCGACCGTACATGAATACTACTCATAAAAGACGGTTTTTATCTGAGGAAGATGGGTGGCAACAGGAAGATGACTTTTAG
- the LOC124180481 gene encoding HMG box-containing protein 4 isoform X3: MDFESPDDIADNKYKRQKAQQLHAQHLLERYEAHRQQVTQSHSSQHGDAPVQRQRKNSGSHIGRVKAEPLSENEGHSSGSYSEDDTAMNEEERYSLESGSDDEVDPLLIDDRETGFRRLEPPGQEAPSQANSLYMLEKCKKKLIIKDGKIIGRMKAQRKDKGKTRFTAYMLWAKEIRHELMKQYPEMDFATISKRLGELWATVPNLEKYNWRRRAKRLASKPSAAIAVKDESVWKMPPPSSKKKFINKIGNGKETKPSPSKKTIQLGVPSVVGNIPVSPPSNRGGKDLVNEPVIGTGMYKVIGMQPVDVAAHLKLLGESLTIIGERLKEHEGQIAVSGSLSVLLDSLLCALGPLICLTQQVPETDGAKPQTLSRMLDNIAYIMPGL, translated from the exons ATGGACTTTGAGTCTCCTGATGACATAGCAGACAATAAATACAAACGACAAAAAGCCCAACAGTTACACGCACAGCATTTGCTAGAGCGTTATGAGGCGCATCGTCAGCAAGTTACTCAAAGTCATTCATCTCAGCATGGAGACGCCCCTGTTCAACGGCAACGCAAAAACTCTGGATCCCACATCGGCAGAGTTAAGGCTGAGCCGTTGTCCGAAAATGAAGGACACTCCTCTGGCTCTTATTCTGAAGATGATACGGCAATGAACGAAGAAGAAAGATATAGCTTAGAATCTGGTAGTGATGATGAAGTGGATCCCTTATTGATTGATGATAGAGAAACTGGATTCAGGAGACTTGAACCACCTGGTCAGGAAGCTCCCTCACAGGCAAATAGTTTGTACATGCTTGAGAAGTGCaagaagaaattaattatcaaGGATGGTAAGATTATTGGCAGAATGAAGGCTCAACGAAAGGATAAGGGT AAAACACGCTTCACAGCCTATATGCTGTGGGCAAAAGAGATAAGACACGAATTAATGAAGCAATATCCTGAAATGG ATTTTGCAACTATTTCAAAGCGTCTTGGTGAATTATGGGCAACTGTGCCAAACTTGGAAAAGTACAATTGGAGAAGACGGGCGAAACGTCTAGCGTCAAAGCCCAGCGCAGCAATCGCAGTCAAAGATGAATCAGTATGGAAAATGCCTCCACCTTcatcgaaaaagaaattcatcaaCAAAATTG GAAACGGTAAAGAAACAAAACCTTCCCCTTCAAAAAAGACAATACAGCTTGGAGTACCTTCCGTGGTAGGAAATATTCCAGTTTCACCACCATCTAATCGTGGTGGTAAAGATCTAGTAAATGAGCCAGTCATTGGAACAGGGATGTACAAAGTGATAGGAATGCAGCCTGTGGATGTAGCTGCTCATTTGAAATTGCTTGGTGAAAGTCTGACGATAATTGGTGAACGATTAAAAGAACACGAGGGCCAAATAGCAGTTTCAGGTAGTCTTTCGGTTCTGTTAGACTCACTACTCTGTGCTCTCGGTCCATTAATCTGTCTTACGCAACAAGTCCCAGAGACAGATGGTGCAAAACCTCAAACACTTTCTCGAATGCTCGACAATATTGCATACATCATGCCCGGTCTGTAG